A portion of the Hymenobacter gelipurpurascens genome contains these proteins:
- a CDS encoding hemolysin family protein, protein MILNILLTVLLVLLNGFFVAAEFAFVKVRISQIEIKAQSGNRLAKLVQNMLQDLNYYLSATQLGITLASLALGWIGESVVAEVVMALIDQFHITLSATAVHQISLVTSFSIITVLHIVLGEQAPKVLAIQKPENTTMAIAIPLRAFAFITFPAIWVLNKLSNMVAGMFGGEVTHGSEAHSADELRLLLDQSKQSGEIQDSEHELIENVFQFNDRMVKQIMVPRTKIAAIDVNLSQDALLETVYNEGYSRIPVYEGNIDNIVGVLYVKDLLQIIRRNEPILVEKIMRPAYFVPETKKINRLLRQFQRKHMHMAVVSDEFGGVSGIVTIEDIMEELVGEIQDEYDNEVPVVEKVSDLEYRVNTATPISDANEYLPFPLPEGDDYESVGGLLNVIYGNIPEVGDVAVLDNYEFRVLKRSRRAVELVQLRVTTQAEREEEANEELSL, encoded by the coding sequence ATGATCTTAAATATCTTACTTACCGTTCTGCTAGTGCTGCTGAACGGCTTTTTTGTGGCGGCAGAGTTTGCTTTCGTCAAGGTTCGTATCTCGCAGATTGAGATAAAGGCACAGAGCGGCAACCGGCTGGCTAAGCTCGTGCAGAACATGCTGCAAGACCTGAATTATTATTTGTCGGCTACGCAGCTGGGTATTACGCTGGCTTCACTGGCGCTGGGTTGGATTGGTGAAAGCGTGGTGGCCGAAGTGGTCATGGCCCTCATTGATCAGTTTCACATCACACTTTCGGCTACGGCCGTGCACCAGATTTCGCTGGTCACATCGTTTTCCATTATTACGGTTCTGCACATTGTGCTGGGTGAGCAGGCACCTAAGGTGCTGGCTATTCAGAAGCCCGAAAACACCACTATGGCCATTGCCATTCCGCTGCGGGCTTTCGCCTTTATCACGTTTCCGGCCATTTGGGTGCTGAACAAGCTTTCCAACATGGTGGCGGGTATGTTTGGCGGTGAGGTTACTCACGGCTCCGAAGCCCACTCTGCCGATGAGCTGCGGTTGCTGTTGGATCAAAGCAAGCAGAGCGGCGAGATTCAGGACTCCGAGCACGAGTTGATTGAGAACGTCTTTCAGTTTAACGACCGCATGGTGAAGCAGATCATGGTGCCCCGCACCAAGATTGCCGCCATCGATGTGAACTTGTCGCAGGATGCCCTATTGGAAACCGTGTACAACGAAGGCTACTCGCGCATTCCGGTGTACGAAGGCAACATCGATAACATCGTGGGAGTGCTGTATGTGAAGGACTTGCTGCAGATAATTCGTCGGAACGAGCCGATTCTGGTGGAGAAGATCATGCGGCCGGCCTATTTCGTGCCCGAAACCAAGAAGATCAACCGGTTGCTGCGCCAGTTTCAGCGCAAACACATGCACATGGCCGTGGTCAGCGACGAGTTCGGGGGCGTGTCGGGCATCGTGACGATTGAAGATATTATGGAGGAGCTGGTAGGCGAAATCCAGGATGAGTACGACAACGAAGTACCCGTGGTAGAAAAGGTCTCCGACCTGGAATACCGCGTAAACACGGCCACGCCTATCTCCGACGCCAACGAGTACCTGCCCTTCCCCTTACCCGAAGGCGACGACTATGAGTCGGTAGGTGGCCTACTGAACGTTATCTACGGTAACATTCCGGAAGTAGGCGACGTGGCCGTGCTCGATAACTACGAGTTCCGGGTGCTGAAACGCTCCCGCCGGGCCGTAGAGCTGGTACAGCTCCGCGTAACCACGCAGGCTGAGCGCGAAGAAGAAGCCAATGAAGAGTTGAGCCTCTAG
- a CDS encoding nuclear transport factor 2 family protein: protein MNEQQNVQVVQEGYALFNQGNIPNLLKLYTEDVEFIVPGPSDIIPYAGVYRGLEQVADFFSKVHDAIVFDRFEPVDYIVQEDKVVVLGYSKARVRANDQPHEEEWAHAFVMREGKVSRFQIFTDTAATSQAFQARKAVAH, encoded by the coding sequence ATGAATGAGCAGCAAAACGTCCAGGTAGTGCAGGAAGGATATGCGCTTTTCAACCAGGGAAACATTCCGAACCTGCTGAAACTCTACACAGAAGATGTTGAGTTTATCGTGCCCGGCCCATCGGATATTATTCCCTATGCCGGGGTATATCGGGGGCTAGAGCAGGTAGCCGATTTCTTCTCTAAAGTACACGATGCTATTGTATTTGATCGATTTGAACCCGTCGACTATATCGTTCAGGAAGACAAAGTAGTGGTACTGGGCTACTCTAAAGCACGGGTTCGGGCCAATGATCAACCACACGAGGAAGAGTGGGCCCATGCCTTTGTCATGCGCGAAGGCAAGGTCAGCCGTTTCCAGATTTTCACGGATACTGCGGCTACCAGCCAAGCTTTTCAAGCGCGCAAAGCCGTGGCCCACTGA
- a CDS encoding OmpA family protein yields MALLLFVSSCASTSTRNPNIPEADTNGTGPRKTGMSKTAKGGLLGAGGGAVVGGVLGRVIGGKSGTAAGAIIGATVGGAGGALIGRKMDKQAEELQKDMQNAKVERVGEGIKITFDSGILFDTNKSDLRAASMTEITKMAEVLKKYPDTNVLVEGHTDNSGSDAINQPLSERRAQAVANYAQQQGVDASRFTVSGYGSTQPIADNTTVEGKQANRRVEIAIYANDKMKKAAEEGRL; encoded by the coding sequence ATGGCCTTGTTGCTTTTCGTAAGCTCTTGCGCTTCTACCAGCACTCGTAACCCTAACATTCCGGAGGCTGATACAAACGGCACGGGTCCGCGCAAAACGGGCATGAGCAAGACCGCTAAAGGTGGCCTGCTGGGTGCTGGTGGTGGTGCCGTAGTAGGTGGCGTACTGGGCCGCGTAATTGGCGGTAAGAGTGGTACAGCTGCCGGGGCTATTATTGGTGCTACTGTGGGTGGTGCTGGTGGTGCCCTCATTGGCCGCAAAATGGACAAGCAGGCTGAAGAACTGCAGAAAGACATGCAGAACGCCAAAGTTGAGCGCGTAGGCGAAGGCATCAAAATCACCTTCGACTCGGGCATCCTGTTCGACACCAACAAATCGGATCTGCGTGCGGCTTCGATGACCGAAATCACGAAAATGGCTGAGGTACTGAAGAAGTACCCCGACACGAACGTATTGGTAGAAGGTCACACTGACAACAGCGGTTCGGATGCCATCAACCAGCCTCTTTCGGAGCGCCGTGCTCAGGCTGTAGCCAACTACGCTCAGCAGCAAGGTGTTGATGCTTCGCGCTTCACGGTTTCGGGCTACGGCTCTACGCAGCCTATTGCCGACAACACGACTGTAGAAGGTAAGCAGGCAAACCGTCGGGTAGAAATTGCTATCTACGCCAACGACAAAATGAAAAAAGCTGCCGAAGAAGGCCGTCTGTAG
- a CDS encoding endonuclease III domain-containing protein, with amino-acid sequence MATTYTSPPAEKTWQDHLLLNEFFEPLTLEQPRRTPMRELISTILSHRTTHADEELAYDRMLEAFGDWQGVLDAPTADLAHAIRTTRWPDTQAPRIQEVLRRIKAERGEFTLDFLAEWPTEQGLQWLTDMPGIGLKTASLVLLFNFHKPVLPIDTHVHRIAQRVGQIGPKASADKAHKVLLEHLPKDALVLLNFHKHNYWLGQRVCLFAKPDCPRCPLKGFCNYYLEHYGPATAEALAATPRKWDTAWGKLPH; translated from the coding sequence ATGGCTACAACCTACACCTCGCCGCCCGCCGAGAAAACCTGGCAGGATCATTTGCTGCTAAACGAGTTTTTTGAGCCGCTCACGCTGGAACAGCCACGTCGCACGCCCATGCGGGAGCTGATTTCTACCATTCTCTCGCACCGCACCACGCACGCCGATGAGGAACTGGCCTACGACCGGATGCTGGAAGCCTTCGGCGACTGGCAGGGCGTTCTGGATGCGCCCACGGCCGACCTGGCCCACGCCATCCGAACTACGCGCTGGCCCGATACGCAGGCGCCCCGCATTCAGGAAGTGCTGCGCCGCATTAAGGCTGAGCGGGGCGAGTTTACCCTTGATTTTCTGGCGGAGTGGCCTACAGAGCAGGGCCTGCAGTGGCTGACGGATATGCCCGGCATTGGCCTGAAAACAGCCTCCCTGGTGCTGCTGTTCAATTTTCATAAACCCGTGCTGCCCATCGATACGCACGTACACCGCATTGCCCAGCGCGTAGGCCAGATCGGCCCGAAGGCTTCGGCCGATAAAGCGCATAAGGTGCTGCTGGAGCATCTGCCCAAGGATGCCTTGGTGCTGCTCAACTTTCACAAGCACAATTATTGGCTAGGCCAGCGTGTGTGTCTGTTTGCCAAGCCCGACTGCCCCCGCTGCCCCCTCAAAGGCTTCTGCAACTATTATCTGGAGCATTATGGACCAGCTACTGCAGAAGCCCTGGCCGCTACGCCCCGCAAATGGGATACGGCTTGGGGGAAGCTCCCTCACTAG
- a CDS encoding protein-disulfide reductase DsbD family protein yields the protein MQYLKILFLVPLLVLSGALRSVGQVLTPTKLSVAVGKTALKVGEETDLIVNATIQNTWHLYATDFDPDLGPTVFSFTFTKSPAYELVGKPKSVGAQKHFDEVFKGDVTYFEKTGLIKQRIRVLQPGALTIKADVEYQSCTDVDGRCIPGNETLSFGPLQVTGTAAAPAANPASGTGLGAAPATAPAATASSSSPATTPVASAEPLATPDTATTATAATSAEATVVAPATSAAVGTAAVAVQSNQAAGTAISLWKYLLLAFGAGLVAVLMPCVYPMLPMTVSYFTNNSRSRGEAISKALVYGLSIISIYTGVGVVLSLLFGADAANLISSHWLPNLLSFVIFIIFGMSFLGLFEINAPSGLVNKVDAQADKGGWSGLFFMAATLVLVSFSCTVPIVGSVAIAAANGELLRPTLGMLAFSTAFALPFVLFALFPTWLKSMPRSGGWLNTLKVVLGFVELGMAFKFLSSADLSYHWGLLPRPIFLAIWIVLAGLLGLYLLGKFRLSHDSETTHVSVPRLLMSAVAFSFMLYMVPGLFGAPLNGLSALAPPATRQDYAWLNANGAPAVSTASTLCTNPRFADELELPHNLSGYFTLQEALACARQQNKPVFVDFTGHNCGNCRVMEATVWSDPRVLKRLQENFVIVALYADDKTELPASQWYTSTRDQRVKKTLGEQNLDFQISRFNMNAQPYYTLLDPSSTLEKPVALASAVAYESDVNKFIEFLDAGVARYKQQNQSVAQQ from the coding sequence ATGCAATATTTAAAAATTCTTTTCCTGGTTCCTTTGCTGGTGCTCTCCGGTGCGCTGCGTTCGGTAGGCCAGGTGCTCACGCCCACCAAGCTTAGTGTTGCCGTCGGTAAGACCGCCCTGAAGGTGGGCGAGGAAACCGACCTCATCGTGAATGCCACGATTCAGAACACGTGGCACCTCTACGCCACCGACTTCGACCCCGACCTGGGCCCTACGGTATTTAGCTTCACGTTCACCAAAAGCCCCGCATACGAGTTGGTGGGCAAGCCCAAATCAGTAGGTGCGCAAAAGCATTTCGATGAGGTGTTCAAAGGCGACGTCACGTATTTCGAAAAAACCGGCCTCATTAAGCAGCGCATTCGGGTGCTACAGCCCGGTGCCCTCACCATCAAGGCCGATGTAGAATACCAGAGCTGCACGGATGTAGATGGCCGCTGCATTCCCGGCAACGAAACGCTCAGCTTCGGGCCACTGCAAGTAACCGGCACCGCAGCTGCTCCAGCGGCCAACCCGGCCTCGGGTACTGGCCTAGGGGCCGCGCCTGCCACTGCTCCAGCCGCAACAGCCTCCTCGTCTTCCCCAGCTACTACGCCAGTGGCTTCAGCAGAGCCGCTAGCTACGCCTGATACCGCTACTACTGCAACAGCCGCAACCTCCGCCGAGGCCACTGTGGTGGCGCCGGCCACTTCCGCAGCGGTTGGCACGGCAGCTGTGGCTGTGCAAAGCAACCAGGCGGCCGGTACGGCCATCAGCCTCTGGAAATACCTGCTGCTGGCCTTTGGAGCTGGCCTAGTGGCTGTGCTGATGCCGTGCGTGTACCCCATGCTCCCCATGACGGTGTCGTACTTCACCAACAACAGCCGCAGCCGCGGCGAGGCCATCAGTAAGGCCTTGGTGTATGGCCTTTCCATTATCAGCATTTACACGGGAGTAGGAGTAGTGCTCAGCTTGCTTTTCGGGGCCGATGCCGCTAACCTCATCAGCTCACACTGGCTCCCGAATCTGCTGTCGTTCGTCATCTTCATCATCTTCGGGATGTCGTTCCTAGGGTTGTTTGAAATCAACGCACCGAGTGGCTTAGTGAACAAAGTAGATGCCCAGGCCGACAAAGGTGGCTGGTCGGGTCTGTTCTTTATGGCCGCTACGCTCGTGCTGGTGTCGTTTTCCTGCACGGTACCTATCGTTGGCTCGGTAGCTATTGCTGCCGCCAACGGGGAGTTGCTGCGCCCTACGCTGGGCATGCTGGCCTTCTCTACCGCGTTTGCTTTGCCCTTCGTGCTGTTTGCTCTGTTCCCTACCTGGCTGAAGTCGATGCCCCGCTCGGGCGGCTGGCTGAACACGTTGAAAGTGGTGCTGGGTTTTGTAGAGTTGGGCATGGCCTTCAAGTTCCTGAGCTCCGCTGATTTGTCGTACCACTGGGGGCTGCTGCCGCGCCCCATTTTCCTGGCCATCTGGATTGTGCTGGCGGGCCTGCTAGGCCTGTATCTGCTCGGTAAGTTCCGCCTTTCCCACGACAGCGAAACCACGCACGTAAGTGTGCCGCGCCTGCTGATGTCGGCGGTGGCGTTTTCCTTTATGCTGTATATGGTGCCCGGCCTGTTTGGGGCGCCGCTCAACGGCCTTTCGGCGCTGGCACCACCCGCTACTCGCCAGGATTATGCCTGGCTGAATGCCAATGGAGCACCGGCCGTTTCGACGGCTTCTACGCTGTGCACCAACCCCCGCTTTGCCGATGAGCTGGAGCTGCCCCATAACCTAAGCGGTTATTTCACGCTCCAGGAAGCGCTGGCCTGCGCCCGTCAGCAAAACAAACCCGTATTTGTTGACTTCACAGGGCACAATTGCGGCAACTGCCGCGTGATGGAAGCCACCGTCTGGAGCGACCCCCGAGTGCTGAAGCGCCTGCAGGAAAACTTCGTGATAGTGGCCCTTTATGCCGATGACAAGACGGAGCTGCCCGCCAGCCAATGGTACACCTCCACCCGCGACCAGCGCGTGAAAAAGACCTTAGGTGAGCAAAACCTGGATTTCCAGATCAGCCGCTTCAACATGAACGCTCAGCCCTACTACACCCTCCTGGACCCCAGCAGCACGCTGGAGAAACCCGTTGCCCTGGCCTCCGCAGTTGCCTACGAGTCCGATGTCAACAAATTCATAGAGTTCCTGGATGCCGGGGTGGCTCGCTACAAGCAGCAAAACCAGTCCGTAGCTCAGCAATAA
- a CDS encoding OmpA family protein encodes MTNLRSYFTLLLALLLFGSSFAQAQTTTTTTTTTKKPMSKTLKGGLLGAGGGAVVGGVLGRVIGGKNSTAGGAIIGAAVGGGAGALIGRRMDKQAAELKKEMAGAKVERVGEGIKITFDSGILFAKNSAALTATAQDNINELAKTLIKYGDTNVIVEGHTDTSGSDAINNPLSQRRAQAVANYAQQKGVESSRFTVTGYGSTQPIADNSTEAGRIANRRVEVAIFANEKLKKAAEKGTI; translated from the coding sequence ATGACGAATCTTCGTTCGTATTTCACCCTGTTGCTGGCCCTGCTCTTGTTTGGTAGCAGCTTCGCTCAGGCCCAAACCACTACCACGACTACTACCACTACCAAGAAGCCAATGAGCAAAACCCTGAAGGGTGGGCTGTTGGGTGCTGGCGGCGGTGCCGTAGTGGGTGGCGTATTGGGCCGCGTAATTGGTGGTAAAAACAGCACCGCTGGTGGTGCTATCATCGGAGCTGCCGTAGGTGGTGGTGCTGGTGCCCTCATCGGCCGCCGCATGGATAAGCAGGCTGCTGAGCTGAAGAAGGAAATGGCTGGCGCCAAAGTAGAGCGCGTAGGTGAAGGCATCAAGATCACCTTCGACTCGGGTATCCTGTTCGCTAAGAACTCTGCCGCGCTGACCGCTACGGCTCAGGACAACATCAATGAGCTGGCTAAAACCCTCATTAAGTACGGCGACACCAACGTGATTGTGGAAGGCCACACCGATACCAGCGGTTCGGATGCCATCAACAACCCGCTTTCGCAGCGTCGTGCGCAGGCCGTGGCCAACTATGCGCAGCAGAAAGGCGTGGAGTCTTCGCGCTTCACCGTAACGGGCTACGGCTCGACCCAGCCTATTGCTGACAACTCGACGGAAGCTGGCCGCATTGCCAACCGCCGTGTAGAGGTAGCCATTTTCGCCAACGAGAAGCTGAAGAAGGCTGCTGAGAAAGGCACCATCTAA
- a CDS encoding gamma carbonic anhydrase family protein, protein MPPLILPVQGKHPEIAPDCYLADNATVVGDVTLGAKCTVWFNAVIRGDVNSIRIGEQTNVQDGAVIHCTYQKAATTIGARVSIGHKAIVHGCSLEDDVLIGMGAIVMDRAVVGQGCIIAAGAVVLENTQCEPGYLYAGIPARKIKPVTEEQRATIQRTADNYVLYASWFTHEV, encoded by the coding sequence ATGCCTCCACTCATACTGCCTGTGCAAGGCAAACACCCTGAAATTGCGCCTGACTGCTACCTAGCAGACAATGCCACCGTTGTAGGCGATGTTACGCTTGGGGCCAAGTGTACCGTGTGGTTCAATGCCGTAATCCGCGGTGATGTGAACAGTATCCGCATCGGTGAGCAGACCAATGTTCAGGACGGCGCCGTTATTCATTGTACCTATCAGAAGGCGGCTACTACTATTGGCGCCCGCGTGAGCATCGGCCACAAGGCCATTGTGCATGGCTGTTCCTTGGAAGATGATGTGCTGATTGGCATGGGCGCCATCGTGATGGACCGGGCTGTGGTGGGCCAGGGCTGCATTATTGCGGCCGGCGCCGTAGTGCTGGAAAACACCCAGTGCGAGCCCGGCTACCTGTATGCGGGTATCCCGGCTCGAAAAATCAAGCCCGTAACTGAGGAGCAGCGCGCAACCATCCAGCGCACCGCAGATAACTATGTGCTATACGCCAGCTGGTTTACACACGAAGTATAG
- a CDS encoding radical SAM protein, whose translation MRLVRHPVLCNYYVTYRCNARCSFCDIWEKPSPYITLEDVTQNLRDLKKLGVSVVDFTGGEPLLHRQIHEFVGLAHDMGFITTLTTNCLLYPKYAERLRGKVDMLHFSLDASEKEVHDKGRGVACYDFVLESIRVAKELGERPDILFTVFRENLKDLEAVYRDITQPNKLVLILNPAFEYNTVATGEQLTEEELDYLSAFGKRKGVYLNEAFVQLRRDGGNHVAAPVCRAASTTLVISPSNELVLPCYHLGEQKFPIEGRLHELYHSEPVQQLAALEGRLPQCEGCTINCYMQPSFAVETSKYFWQALPSTLKYNWDKGTWKRMLTR comes from the coding sequence ATGCGCCTTGTTCGTCATCCGGTTCTGTGCAATTACTACGTTACCTACCGGTGTAACGCGCGCTGCTCTTTCTGTGATATCTGGGAGAAACCCTCACCTTATATCACGCTGGAAGATGTCACCCAGAACCTGCGCGACCTGAAAAAACTGGGCGTTTCGGTGGTGGACTTTACGGGTGGCGAGCCGCTGCTGCACCGCCAGATTCATGAGTTTGTAGGCCTGGCCCACGATATGGGCTTTATCACAACGCTCACCACGAACTGCCTGCTCTATCCCAAGTATGCTGAAAGGCTGCGCGGCAAGGTCGATATGCTGCACTTTTCGCTGGATGCTTCCGAAAAGGAAGTGCACGACAAGGGGAGGGGAGTGGCCTGCTACGATTTTGTGCTGGAAAGCATTCGGGTAGCAAAGGAGTTGGGCGAGCGGCCCGATATCCTGTTCACGGTATTTCGGGAGAATCTGAAGGACCTGGAGGCCGTGTACCGCGACATCACGCAGCCCAATAAGCTGGTTCTGATTCTCAATCCGGCCTTCGAATACAACACCGTGGCAACCGGCGAACAGCTCACGGAGGAAGAACTGGATTACCTTTCGGCGTTCGGTAAGCGCAAGGGCGTATATCTCAACGAAGCCTTTGTGCAGCTACGCCGAGATGGTGGCAACCATGTAGCCGCACCCGTTTGTCGGGCTGCCAGCACCACGCTGGTCATTTCGCCTTCCAACGAGCTGGTGCTGCCCTGCTACCATTTAGGCGAGCAGAAATTTCCGATTGAAGGCCGCCTGCACGAGCTCTACCACTCTGAGCCGGTGCAGCAGTTAGCCGCCCTGGAAGGCCGCCTACCCCAGTGCGAAGGCTGCACCATTAACTGTTATATGCAGCCCAGTTTCGCCGTCGAGACCAGCAAGTACTTCTGGCAGGCGCTGCCCAGTACCCTGAAATATAACTGGGACAAAGGCACCTGGAAGCGCATGCTGACGCGGTAA